From Sphingopyxis sp. MWB1, a single genomic window includes:
- a CDS encoding HlyD family type I secretion periplasmic adaptor subunit gives MSGWRHHWDVLKEAIRADRERRKGFIPTEEADFLPAALEVAERPVSPTGRVVAWALMIGLAIAVVWTVFGRVDVVASAPGTLIPAGNIKLVQSPGAGVVRAIYVRNGDTVRKGQALLDLDPTLAGADLAAAEKALATAELDIARSRAIADALAGKGLRFVAPAGTPPEIVDTQRRLIAAQLAEIEASAASLASARATALSDANAARANAARLADTVPILDRQIERMNRLDAKGYAPGQRLLEMQRQRRAEAGERDVALTQIARGEAEARKASEQIRETRETALRTALADLAKAEADAILRREEVTKARQMNRFQRLVAPVDGTIQNLEVHTVGGVVEAAKPLMTVVPARGALEVQAKVLNKDIGFIRTGQEAAVKLEAFSFTRYGAVPGRVARISRDAVQDKDLGLVYIVTVTLDRSFVDADGRRYALTPGLAATVDVKTGTRRIVSYLISPLQTSVSQAGRER, from the coding sequence ATGAGCGGGTGGCGACATCATTGGGACGTGCTGAAAGAGGCGATCCGCGCTGATCGTGAGCGCCGGAAGGGCTTTATCCCGACCGAGGAAGCCGATTTTCTTCCCGCTGCGCTCGAGGTTGCCGAACGCCCGGTATCGCCAACCGGGCGGGTCGTGGCCTGGGCATTGATGATCGGGCTCGCCATCGCGGTCGTCTGGACGGTGTTTGGCCGTGTCGATGTCGTCGCTTCGGCGCCTGGAACCTTGATTCCGGCTGGCAATATCAAGCTCGTCCAGTCGCCGGGGGCCGGCGTGGTGCGTGCAATCTATGTTCGCAACGGCGATACAGTTCGCAAGGGACAAGCGCTGCTCGATCTCGACCCAACGCTCGCTGGGGCCGACCTTGCCGCCGCCGAAAAGGCCCTTGCTACCGCCGAACTCGATATCGCGCGCAGCCGCGCGATCGCCGATGCGCTCGCAGGCAAGGGGCTTCGCTTCGTCGCACCTGCGGGCACGCCGCCCGAAATCGTCGACACCCAGCGCCGGTTGATCGCCGCACAGCTGGCCGAGATCGAGGCATCGGCTGCCAGCCTCGCATCGGCGCGTGCGACGGCATTGTCGGATGCCAATGCCGCGCGCGCCAATGCTGCGCGGCTTGCGGATACGGTGCCGATTCTTGACCGGCAGATCGAGCGGATGAACCGCCTCGATGCCAAGGGCTATGCGCCGGGACAGCGCCTCCTCGAAATGCAGCGCCAGCGCCGCGCCGAAGCCGGCGAGCGCGACGTCGCGCTCACCCAGATTGCGCGCGGCGAAGCCGAGGCGCGCAAGGCCAGCGAACAGATACGCGAGACGCGCGAGACGGCGCTACGTACCGCGCTCGCCGACCTCGCCAAGGCCGAGGCCGACGCAATTCTACGCCGCGAGGAGGTGACGAAAGCGCGCCAGATGAACCGCTTCCAGCGCCTCGTCGCGCCGGTCGATGGCACCATCCAGAATCTCGAGGTGCATACCGTCGGCGGCGTCGTCGAGGCAGCGAAACCGCTCATGACCGTTGTCCCCGCGCGCGGTGCGCTCGAGGTGCAGGCGAAGGTACTCAACAAGGATATCGGGTTTATCCGTACCGGACAGGAAGCGGCAGTGAAGCTCGAGGCTTTCTCCTTTACACGCTATGGCGCAGTCCCTGGCCGGGTCGCACGGATCAGCCGCGACGCGGTGCAGGACAAGGATCTGGGGCTGGTCTACATCGTGACGGTCACGCTCGACCGCAGCTTCGTTGACGCTGACGGGCGGCGTTACGCGCTGACGCCGGGATTGGCCGCGACGGTCGACGTCAAGACGGGCACGCGGCGTATCGTTAGTTATTTAATCAGTCCGCTGCAAACAAGTGTTTCTCAGGCAGGTCGGGAAAGATAA
- a CDS encoding SEL1-like repeat protein: MSDSNGFLFRKHILSQLAAVLLLASCSSNVYMGISLTEGVGDPELRSLAQRASVGDKQAQLDLGIRYEQGNGVERDLAQAKRLYRLAASDSGGRMWVYIPGVSGSSGRVMQVGDAPFQVGLEAAQKRLEVLDHEI, encoded by the coding sequence ATGAGTGATTCGAACGGGTTCCTTTTCAGGAAACACATTCTGTCGCAGTTGGCGGCAGTGCTGTTGCTCGCTTCTTGCTCGAGCAATGTCTACATGGGAATTTCGCTGACGGAAGGTGTTGGAGATCCGGAGCTTCGCTCACTCGCCCAGCGTGCGTCCGTTGGGGACAAGCAGGCTCAGTTGGATCTTGGGATTCGATACGAGCAGGGAAACGGAGTTGAGCGGGACCTCGCACAGGCAAAACGGCTTTATCGTCTCGCCGCCAGCGACAGTGGAGGACGCATGTGGGTTTATATTCCGGGCGTGAGTGGCTCCTCTGGTCGAGTGATGCAAGTTGGCGATGCGCCCTTTCAAGTGGGTCTTGAGGCTGCGCAGAAGCGGTTGGAGGTGCTGGATCATGAGATTTAG
- a CDS encoding M24 family metallopeptidase — MTQQIGRSDAETELALIAYRGDEVAPIALEEYGARLHRARQQMAEQDIDVLLLTASSNLSYFTGVDWHPSERFFGALIFRDRPTLYVVPAFEAPRLAAMLAEEAPMLLWEEGADPYALVRDALTEVALARGAIALDEQAPYFVADHLARQLNGATLHPATPITAVCRMCKSPSEIAIIRHAMALTLVVQRHAARILRAGISASEVVAFIDTAHRKIAGHPSTFCIVSFGEATAYPHGGGAGQSLQEGDMVLIDTGTCLHGYHSDITRSYVFGVPSERQRTIWAIEKEAQAAAFAAARPGVPCEAVDQAARQVLEAHGLGPGYAVPGLPHRTGHGLGLDIHEHPYLVEGNRTPLAPGMCFSNEPMICIYGEFGVRLEDHFYMTAEGPCWFTEPAKALDAPFP; from the coding sequence ATGACGCAGCAAATTGGCCGATCGGACGCCGAGACGGAACTGGCGCTTATCGCCTATCGCGGCGATGAGGTCGCGCCGATTGCTTTGGAGGAGTATGGCGCACGTCTCCACCGGGCGCGGCAGCAGATGGCGGAGCAGGATATTGATGTCCTCTTGCTTACGGCCAGCAGCAATCTCTCTTATTTTACCGGGGTCGACTGGCACCCCAGCGAACGCTTTTTCGGAGCTCTCATCTTCCGGGATCGTCCGACTCTCTATGTCGTCCCCGCTTTTGAAGCGCCGCGTCTCGCGGCGATGCTGGCTGAGGAGGCGCCCATGCTTTTGTGGGAAGAAGGGGCGGATCCCTATGCGCTGGTGCGGGATGCGCTCACGGAGGTCGCCTTGGCGAGAGGCGCAATCGCGCTCGATGAACAGGCCCCCTATTTTGTCGCCGACCATTTGGCCCGCCAGCTGAATGGGGCCACGCTACACCCGGCAACGCCCATCACCGCCGTCTGCCGCATGTGCAAATCGCCCAGCGAAATCGCCATTATTCGCCATGCGATGGCCTTGACCCTTGTTGTTCAGCGTCACGCCGCCCGCATATTACGCGCGGGAATTTCCGCGAGTGAGGTCGTCGCGTTCATCGATACCGCCCACCGGAAGATTGCTGGCCATCCTTCGACATTCTGTATCGTCAGCTTTGGGGAGGCTACCGCCTATCCGCACGGAGGGGGCGCAGGGCAATCATTGCAGGAAGGCGACATGGTACTGATCGACACCGGAACCTGCCTGCACGGCTATCACTCCGATATTACCCGCAGCTATGTGTTTGGCGTCCCAAGCGAACGTCAGCGCACGATATGGGCGATTGAAAAGGAGGCTCAGGCAGCCGCTTTTGCTGCCGCGCGTCCCGGCGTCCCATGCGAAGCGGTCGATCAGGCCGCGCGCCAGGTGCTCGAAGCCCACGGACTCGGCCCCGGCTATGCGGTGCCGGGCCTCCCGCATCGCACCGGTCATGGACTGGGGCTCGATATTCACGAGCATCCCTATCTCGTCGAAGGAAATCGCACGCCGCTTGCTCCAGGCATGTGTTTTTCGAACGAGCCGATGATCTGCATCTATGGCGAATTTGGCGTCCGCCTGGAGGATCATTTCTACATGACGGCAGAGGGGCCGTGCTGGTTCACCGAGCCGGCCAAGGCCCTCGACGCGCCCTTCCCTTGA
- a CDS encoding aldehyde dehydrogenase family protein: protein MMHGNLIGGNWQETAQGFDNINPSDTRDIIGRYAASSPADAQAALAAARAAQKQWAASTPQMRFDILDRAAEEILARKAELGDLLAREEGKTLPEAIGEATRAGMIFKFFAGEALRPGGEMLPSVRANVSVEISREPVGVVAAITPWNFPLAIPAWKVAPALAYGNCVILKPAEIAPGCAWALADILHRAGLPAGVFNLLLGQGAILGPILAQQSDAISFTGSTGVGRDVCQTAAAAGTRVQLEMGGKNPLIVLDDADLDTAVECAVQGAFYSTGQRCTASSRLIVTPGIADRFAEALAKATRALRVGDARHPDTQIGPLASEAQMDKVRSYIEGAAAEEAELIAGKEPLHPDQPGHYLRPHLFDHCTAEMAICREEIFGPVASIERVADYEAAIEAANATSFGLASGICTTSLKYAADFKRRAEAGMTMVNLPTAGVDYHVPFGGRKASSYGPREQGSYAREFFTTVKTSYQFAG, encoded by the coding sequence ATGATGCACGGCAATCTTATCGGTGGCAACTGGCAGGAAACGGCGCAGGGTTTCGACAACATCAACCCATCGGACACGCGGGATATTATCGGACGCTATGCCGCTTCGAGCCCGGCGGACGCGCAGGCCGCCCTCGCCGCAGCACGTGCCGCGCAGAAGCAATGGGCCGCCTCCACCCCGCAAATGCGTTTCGACATTCTCGATCGAGCTGCGGAAGAGATTCTCGCACGCAAGGCCGAACTGGGGGATTTGCTGGCCCGCGAGGAAGGCAAAACGCTTCCAGAGGCCATTGGCGAAGCGACGCGGGCCGGAATGATTTTCAAGTTTTTCGCTGGCGAAGCGCTCCGCCCTGGCGGCGAAATGCTTCCTTCGGTTCGGGCCAATGTGAGCGTCGAAATCAGCCGCGAACCCGTTGGCGTCGTCGCGGCCATCACACCCTGGAATTTTCCCCTTGCGATCCCGGCATGGAAAGTGGCGCCAGCCCTGGCCTATGGCAATTGCGTTATTCTGAAACCCGCCGAAATCGCGCCGGGATGCGCCTGGGCGCTTGCCGATATTCTGCACCGCGCGGGACTACCCGCCGGCGTGTTCAACCTGCTGCTGGGACAGGGTGCAATATTGGGGCCCATTCTTGCCCAACAGAGCGATGCCATCAGTTTCACCGGATCGACCGGGGTGGGCCGTGACGTATGCCAGACCGCGGCAGCCGCAGGAACGCGCGTGCAACTGGAAATGGGCGGAAAGAATCCGCTGATCGTGCTGGACGACGCCGACCTCGACACCGCCGTAGAATGTGCGGTGCAGGGGGCTTTTTATTCAACCGGGCAACGCTGCACAGCCTCTTCGCGGCTGATCGTAACGCCGGGGATCGCCGATCGCTTTGCCGAAGCCCTGGCGAAAGCGACCAGAGCCTTGCGGGTTGGCGATGCCCGTCATCCCGATACGCAAATCGGCCCCCTCGCGAGCGAGGCCCAAATGGACAAGGTCCGCAGCTATATAGAAGGCGCCGCCGCCGAAGAAGCCGAGCTGATTGCAGGCAAGGAGCCGCTGCACCCCGATCAGCCGGGCCATTATCTGCGCCCCCATTTGTTCGACCATTGCACGGCGGAAATGGCGATATGCCGCGAGGAAATTTTCGGGCCGGTCGCCTCCATCGAGCGTGTCGCAGATTATGAAGCGGCGATCGAAGCGGCCAATGCCACCTCCTTTGGGCTGGCATCGGGGATCTGCACCACTTCGCTGAAATATGCCGCGGACTTCAAGCGCCGCGCGGAAGCCGGGATGACCATGGTGAACCTGCCCACGGCGGGCGTCGATTATCATGTCCCCTTCGGCGGCCGAAAGGCGTCAAGCTATGGCCCACGCGAGCAGGGCAGCTATGCGCGCGAATTCTTCACGACGGTCAAGACCTCTTATCAGTTCGCGGGATAG
- a CDS encoding type I secretion system permease/ATPase — MNSEATVDAAGAERDDSGLIAYATILALHRIAVDPKQLRHGVGHDRAIAADDLKRIAKRQDEVRAKSVRSTWEKLKQTPLPALANGPSGWFIIARVGDDEALIQPPCKSSDGVQPQVIKVERSAMEAMWSGELLLVTTREGIGGVTRAFDVSWFIPQIVKYRRLIGEVLLVTLCINLLGLASPLFFQNVIDKVLVHNTLDTLTILVIGFGIVSIWETLFGWLRTRLYSETSQKIDVELGAKLFRHLLGLGLSYFEARRVGDVAMRVRQLETIREFLTNASLSVLVDPLFTIVFLVVMWFYSVKLFIIAVLAIPCYIAVAIFITGPLRARIEEKFERSAANNALLVESIGGIQTVKAGAVEPQWQDRWERQLAGYSFASQKVINLGNTGSQLIQLISKINMVLILYFGAKAVIDKEMTVGALVAFNMFAQRVSGPVIRMAQLWQDFQQVRIAIERLGDVLNQPVEPGTGSRVALPALKGEVRFDAVKFRYGLEGPWTLEDINLDVPAGTTLGIVGSSGSGKSTLTKLLQRMYVPASGRVLIDGVDIAQIDPAWLRRQIGVVLQENLLFNRSIRENIALANPAMSLEHVMAAAELAGAHEFIVKLPQGYDTPVEERGTNLSGGQRQRLAIARALVTQPRILILDEATSALDAESEEIIQRNLKAISAGRTVIIIAHRLSAVRQCDNLIALERGQIVERGTHEELLRAGGRYADLHRRQSGGIPA; from the coding sequence GTGAATTCGGAAGCAACGGTCGATGCCGCAGGGGCCGAGCGCGATGACAGCGGGCTAATTGCTTATGCCACGATATTGGCGCTTCATCGTATTGCTGTCGATCCCAAACAGCTCCGGCACGGGGTCGGCCACGACCGCGCAATTGCTGCCGATGATCTCAAGCGCATCGCCAAGCGCCAGGACGAAGTGCGCGCAAAGTCCGTTCGTTCCACTTGGGAAAAGCTCAAGCAAACGCCATTGCCTGCCTTGGCGAACGGGCCCTCGGGCTGGTTCATCATCGCGCGCGTGGGGGATGACGAGGCGCTGATCCAGCCGCCTTGCAAGAGCAGCGACGGTGTCCAGCCGCAGGTGATCAAGGTCGAGCGTTCTGCGATGGAAGCCATGTGGTCGGGCGAGCTTTTGCTGGTAACGACGCGTGAGGGCATTGGCGGCGTGACGCGCGCGTTCGATGTGTCCTGGTTCATCCCGCAGATCGTCAAATATCGCCGGCTCATTGGCGAGGTCCTGCTGGTCACGCTTTGCATCAACCTTCTGGGGCTCGCCTCGCCGCTCTTCTTCCAGAATGTCATCGACAAGGTGCTGGTCCACAACACGCTCGATACGCTCACGATTCTGGTGATCGGCTTTGGCATCGTGTCGATCTGGGAGACCTTGTTCGGCTGGCTGCGGACGCGGCTTTATTCGGAAACAAGCCAGAAGATCGACGTTGAGCTTGGCGCAAAGCTCTTTCGTCATTTGCTCGGGCTGGGTCTTTCCTATTTCGAGGCGCGCCGCGTCGGTGACGTCGCGATGCGTGTGCGCCAGCTCGAGACCATCCGCGAATTTCTTACCAATGCGTCGCTGAGCGTCCTTGTCGATCCGCTTTTCACGATCGTCTTTCTGGTAGTGATGTGGTTCTATTCGGTGAAGCTCTTCATCATCGCGGTGCTCGCCATTCCTTGTTATATCGCGGTCGCGATCTTCATTACCGGCCCCTTGCGCGCGCGAATTGAGGAGAAGTTCGAACGATCGGCGGCGAATAATGCGCTGCTTGTCGAGAGCATTGGCGGCATCCAGACGGTGAAGGCAGGGGCGGTCGAGCCGCAGTGGCAGGATCGCTGGGAACGGCAGCTTGCGGGTTACAGCTTTGCTTCGCAGAAGGTCATCAACCTCGGGAATACCGGCAGCCAGCTCATTCAGCTGATATCGAAGATCAACATGGTGCTGATCCTCTATTTTGGCGCCAAGGCGGTGATCGACAAGGAAATGACGGTGGGCGCGCTCGTCGCTTTCAACATGTTTGCGCAGCGTGTGTCGGGGCCGGTCATCCGCATGGCGCAGCTGTGGCAGGATTTCCAGCAGGTGCGTATTGCGATCGAGCGGCTCGGCGATGTGCTCAACCAGCCGGTTGAACCTGGTACGGGCAGCCGCGTCGCGCTCCCTGCACTCAAGGGCGAAGTGCGTTTCGACGCCGTCAAGTTCCGCTATGGTCTCGAGGGGCCATGGACGCTCGAAGACATTAATCTCGACGTGCCCGCTGGGACGACGCTCGGCATCGTCGGCTCGTCGGGCTCGGGAAAATCGACACTGACGAAATTGCTCCAGCGCATGTATGTGCCAGCCAGCGGACGCGTGCTGATCGACGGTGTCGACATCGCGCAGATCGATCCTGCCTGGCTACGACGCCAGATCGGCGTGGTGTTGCAGGAGAATCTGCTTTTCAATCGCTCGATCCGCGAAAATATCGCGCTCGCCAACCCTGCGATGTCGCTCGAACATGTGATGGCGGCGGCCGAACTTGCAGGCGCACATGAGTTCATCGTCAAGCTGCCGCAAGGCTATGACACGCCGGTCGAGGAACGCGGCACGAACCTGTCTGGCGGGCAGCGCCAGCGGCTCGCCATTGCGCGGGCGCTCGTGACCCAGCCGCGTATCCTGATCCTCGACGAAGCGACGAGCGCGCTCGATGCCGAGAGCGAGGAAATCATCCAGCGCAATCTGAAAGCCATTTCGGCGGGCCGGACGGTGATCATCATCGCGCACCGACTTTCGGCGGTGCGCCAGTGCGACAATCTGATCGCGCTCGAGCGCGGACAGATTGTCGAGCGCGGAACGCATGAAGAGCTCCTGCGCGCGGGAGGACGCTATGCCGATCTCCACCGGCGCCAGAGCGGGGGCATTCCGGCATGA
- a CDS encoding TolC family protein: MAAALAEVFVSNPELAARRYDLRATDDEMGIALSGIRPTAQMQISGSYDYILPGSITQAGRPISDRLNGPHIQRDNVGAQLMIDQPITTGGRVRSAVMAAAASSAAGREMLRGAEGDLLVELIAAYSDVRRDSQSLAIRRKNVRILEATLDEIVARRDAGELTRTDIAQAETQLQAARVQLNAAEAQLEASAAAFTRIVGRKPGILAEEPDLPGLPRDAEEAFAIARVANPDLAAAAATERASRARIAAARAEGNPQLSLQGVAGSSGPAVPFDRREHDVTFTGRATLTIPIVAGGRVRSLVAQAKNRHSADALRVEAAQRQLVEAVLNAWNQWVVAERNLDAQALQLRAARIYYEGTFEEYREGLRSTFDVLFAQNSLRETEVALLANKRDRYVAQAILLRHLGQLEVRHLLAGGPRYDPAAYAKRAAKRSALPSDGLFRAIDAVGAPAARAQTVDAPVPGGGPALLPPAADPGSSAELIRHDDAILPGDRQ; the protein is encoded by the coding sequence TTGGCGGCAGCTCTCGCCGAGGTGTTTGTCTCCAATCCAGAGCTGGCTGCGCGCCGTTATGATCTTCGCGCGACCGACGATGAAATGGGCATTGCGCTTTCGGGAATACGGCCGACCGCCCAGATGCAGATTTCAGGCAGTTATGATTATATCCTTCCCGGCTCGATCACGCAGGCTGGAAGGCCGATCTCCGATCGCTTGAACGGCCCGCACATTCAGCGCGATAATGTGGGAGCGCAGCTCATGATCGACCAGCCGATCACTACGGGCGGGCGTGTACGCAGTGCGGTCATGGCTGCCGCAGCGTCGAGTGCCGCGGGCCGCGAGATGCTTCGCGGCGCTGAGGGTGACCTCCTGGTCGAGCTTATCGCGGCCTATAGCGATGTCCGCCGCGACAGCCAGTCGCTGGCGATACGACGCAAAAATGTTCGCATTCTCGAAGCAACGCTCGACGAAATCGTTGCGCGTCGCGACGCCGGCGAACTCACTCGAACCGATATTGCGCAAGCGGAAACACAGCTTCAGGCAGCGCGCGTCCAGCTCAACGCCGCCGAAGCGCAACTGGAGGCCAGTGCGGCGGCCTTTACCCGTATCGTGGGCCGGAAGCCCGGTATTCTCGCCGAGGAGCCTGACCTTCCAGGCTTGCCCCGGGACGCGGAAGAAGCCTTTGCAATAGCCCGCGTCGCCAATCCCGACTTGGCGGCGGCGGCGGCAACCGAGCGCGCATCGCGCGCGCGGATTGCTGCGGCGCGTGCCGAAGGCAACCCGCAGCTCTCCCTTCAGGGAGTTGCAGGAAGCAGCGGCCCCGCGGTGCCTTTCGACAGGCGCGAGCATGATGTCACCTTTACGGGCCGGGCTACGCTGACGATCCCGATTGTGGCAGGGGGGCGGGTGCGGTCGCTCGTCGCGCAGGCGAAAAATCGCCACAGTGCTGACGCACTGCGCGTCGAAGCGGCGCAACGCCAGCTGGTCGAAGCTGTTCTGAACGCCTGGAACCAGTGGGTCGTGGCAGAGCGTAACCTCGATGCACAAGCGCTCCAGCTCAGAGCCGCTCGAATCTATTACGAGGGTACATTTGAGGAGTATCGCGAAGGATTGCGTTCAACCTTCGATGTTCTGTTCGCCCAGAACTCGCTTCGCGAAACCGAAGTGGCGCTGCTGGCGAACAAGCGCGACCGCTATGTCGCGCAGGCCATCTTGCTTCGTCATTTGGGCCAGCTGGAAGTCAGGCATCTGCTCGCCGGGGGGCCGCGCTATGATCCTGCTGCATATGCCAAGCGTGCGGCCAAGCGCAGCGCCTTGCCCAGCGACGGCCTTTTTCGCGCTATCGATGCCGTGGGCGCGCCTGCGGCGCGTGCCCAGACCGTCGATGCCCCGGTTCCTGGTGGCGGCCCGGCGCTGCTGCCGCCTGCCGCTGATCCAGGAAGCTCGGCCGAACTCATCAGGCATGATGATGCTATATTGCCGGGGGATAGACAGTGA
- a CDS encoding dihydrodipicolinate synthase family protein: MIVTKINWAGVLPAVTTQFDEQLAIDPAATGAMVDMLIREGVHGIVALGTVGENNSLSADEKRTMLGAIVEAAAGRVPVISGVSELTTDAASLFAQDAEQIGADGLMLLPAMVYVPSGEELDFHIRKVAAASTLPVMLYNNPAAYRVSVPLNLLQRWSDVPNIVAVKESMEDSRRFTDIFNACGDRYKIFAGLDDLAFEGLTLGAEGWISGLTNVFPKESLALWEALVAGDLNAARSIYRWFLPLLHLDAQPNLVQCIKLAEEVMGRGSERVRPPRLILSGSERDRVIAMVEEAARTRPSLATARSAA, from the coding sequence GTGATTGTGACGAAAATCAATTGGGCCGGGGTGCTGCCGGCCGTTACCACCCAGTTCGACGAGCAATTGGCGATCGACCCCGCCGCCACCGGTGCGATGGTGGACATGCTGATCCGCGAAGGCGTGCACGGCATTGTCGCGCTGGGCACGGTGGGAGAAAATAACTCTCTCTCCGCCGACGAAAAACGCACCATGCTGGGCGCGATCGTCGAAGCGGCGGCGGGACGGGTGCCGGTCATCAGCGGCGTATCCGAACTCACCACCGACGCTGCCAGCCTCTTTGCGCAAGATGCCGAACAAATCGGCGCTGACGGACTGATGCTTTTGCCCGCCATGGTCTATGTGCCGAGCGGCGAGGAGCTGGATTTCCATATCCGCAAGGTGGCCGCCGCCAGCACCCTGCCGGTGATGCTCTATAATAATCCCGCCGCCTATCGCGTGTCGGTTCCGCTCAATCTGCTGCAACGCTGGTCGGACGTTCCCAATATCGTCGCGGTCAAGGAATCGATGGAGGATTCGCGCCGCTTTACCGATATTTTCAATGCCTGCGGCGACCGCTATAAAATTTTCGCCGGGCTCGACGATCTGGCATTCGAGGGATTGACCTTAGGAGCCGAAGGCTGGATTTCGGGCCTGACCAATGTTTTTCCTAAGGAATCGCTCGCGCTTTGGGAGGCGCTTGTTGCCGGTGACCTGAACGCAGCGCGTAGCATCTATCGCTGGTTTCTGCCGCTCCTGCACCTCGATGCCCAGCCCAATCTGGTCCAGTGCATCAAACTGGCCGAAGAGGTGATGGGACGAGGGTCCGAACGGGTACGCCCGCCGCGGCTGATCCTGTCGGGAAGCGAGCGCGACCGGGTCATCGCCATGGTGGAAGAAGCCGCGCGCACGCGCCCGTCGCTGGCGACGGCGCGGTCAGCCGCCTGA
- a CDS encoding 4-hydroxyproline epimerase, with amino-acid sequence MARHSFPCFDGHTCGNPVRLIAGGAPLLRGRSMSEKRQDFLDRFDWIRTALMFEPRGHDMMSGAFLYPPSSEDADASILFVETSGCLPMCGHGTIGTITLAIENGLISPKTPGRILLDAPAGRVIAEYEMEGEYVAQVRIFNVPSYLAHQDVRIDVPGLGEIILDIAYGGNFYAIIEPQPHYRGLEAMSVGDLLRFSPLVRKLADEAAPCVHPLDPTVRGVSHVQWTDKPRNSRAHGRNAVFYGEKAIDRSPCGTGTSARMAQLAARGDLRPGEAFIHESIIGSLFDGRHEGETRIGNMEAILPSVAGWARMTGINTLFVDDRDPFAHGFQLL; translated from the coding sequence ATGGCAAGGCATAGTTTTCCCTGCTTCGACGGCCACACATGCGGCAATCCGGTGCGCCTGATTGCCGGGGGGGCGCCGCTGTTGCGGGGGCGGTCCATGAGCGAAAAGCGGCAGGATTTCCTCGATCGCTTTGACTGGATACGCACCGCGCTGATGTTCGAACCGCGAGGGCATGACATGATGTCCGGCGCCTTTCTCTATCCGCCGAGCAGTGAAGACGCCGACGCTTCCATCCTGTTCGTCGAAACCAGCGGATGCCTGCCCATGTGCGGCCATGGAACCATCGGCACCATCACCCTGGCCATCGAAAACGGGTTGATCAGTCCCAAAACGCCCGGACGCATCTTGCTCGACGCCCCCGCCGGGCGGGTCATCGCCGAATATGAGATGGAGGGGGAATATGTCGCGCAGGTCCGCATATTCAACGTCCCCAGCTATCTGGCGCATCAGGATGTTCGGATCGATGTGCCGGGGCTGGGCGAGATTATTCTCGACATTGCCTATGGCGGCAATTTCTATGCGATCATTGAACCGCAGCCTCATTATCGCGGACTGGAGGCTATGTCCGTGGGCGATCTGCTGCGCTTCAGCCCCCTTGTCCGCAAGCTGGCCGATGAAGCAGCCCCCTGCGTTCACCCGCTCGATCCGACGGTGCGAGGGGTGAGCCATGTCCAATGGACCGACAAGCCACGCAATTCGCGTGCGCATGGCCGCAACGCCGTTTTCTATGGTGAAAAGGCAATCGACCGCTCCCCTTGCGGCACCGGGACGAGCGCCCGCATGGCACAACTGGCCGCCCGGGGCGATTTGCGCCCCGGCGAGGCGTTTATCCATGAAAGCATTATCGGCAGCCTGTTCGATGGCCGCCACGAAGGCGAAACCCGGATCGGCAATATGGAGGCCATTTTGCCCAGCGTGGCCGGATGGGCCCGGATGACGGGGATCAACACCCTGTTTGTCGATGACCGCGATCCCTTCGCCCACGGCTTTCAGCTCCTCTAG